TTTTTTTGAGATACTACTCCTTTGATCAGTTTTATCAGAAGAGCCTGTGTCATCAAAGAATTTGCCATCTGCCCACATCACTGCAGTCCTTGTGCTGCCATTTAGTTTCTTTGTTGTGCTCTCTACAACATCTAGGGCAGTGGAACATGTATGCCTTGTTTTCATGCTTACCAGGAGGTGTCATAaggaaacaccttttttttcagtgattttgcttaattttttgGTGTTAGAAACTCAGTTGTTGAGTTCTTAGCTCTATGTATTTTGGTACTCACGAGGTGTAAAGTGGGATTAGTCAACTAATACCCCTGTGGCAGGGTTTTCCTTCTAATTGCTTTTTCTACCTGCAGTGGTCAGTATGGAAACATTCCTTAGAAGTGAACATGTAAGAAAGTTGTGGATGCATCCTCTGATATGAATGTTGTCTGTAAAGTTGTAGGAACTTCTTAGCCACTGCAAGTATTCTGTTAACTCAAGAGTTTTGCCATTTGCTGACTGGGGAAACACAAATGTAATAATCTAAATGGCTCTTGTAAGACTCTGAATAGTCACTGCTCGTTTTAGTTAAGGGTTGATCTTGCCTTCTTAATGTCAAATTCTCTTCCTCAGACTTTTGTTTAAGAATGAGTTTTGAAACACAAAAACCCACACAACCTTTCTAGACTAGGGAGAAAGTCTCGTGTTTCACTTTTCATGCCTGTTGTTACTGAAGTAAATCAAAGAGGAAAGTTGTCTTATTGCTGTTTTAGGGAGCATTGCAGCTTTGTCAGCATGGGCTAATGGTGCACAAAGCCCACCTAACACCATGCTGCTTGTAGGTTGTCCTCACGTCACAAGAAGGTGTTTTGGACATGTGAAAGGCATGTTTTCCCAATGGCCAAAGTGTCCTGCAAAAGGGACTCCAAGATGTGAGGTACAAGCTTAGAGAAACAGCTGCTAAAGTTGACTGTGTGCATACATACCTTGTTTGTCTTTTGGGAGACTGGATGTTGACAGGCACAATCTTACCTTCATTTCCTTGGTGGTGGCAttgatatatttaaataatatgtgGAAGTGGCTTAGTATTATCCTGTTCCTAGCTTTCTCTGCCTGTTTCATGTGCCCCTATCTCTGAAAGGGAGGCCCTTTTTGTGTATTGGAGTCACTGCTGTTCTCCTCATTTGGTATTTGCAGTTGCTGAAACATCCTTGATTGTCTTCAGAACAAAAAGTTTCCAAATGATCTTCAGCTCTTGAATAGAATTGTATAATGTTATAATGGAATTCTCTTCACATGCTTCTTTCTTTCACTGAACAGCAATGAATTActtgaggaaaatatttttctattgttttgatttcagtttcatgtttaaaatttaattatgttGGTTTTGCGGAGAATGGGAGGAAAAACCTGGAAACCTGGAAGGCATATGGTGTCTTACATATcttatgtttgatttttttttttgttgttgtttatttgttttcttagttGAAGGAGATGAAAAAGCTTGTGAACCCTCCCAGAATTTCAATGTTACTTGGTACTTAAGATACTCTGATTGCTACAATGAAGTCTTCAACTTTGGGGTAAGAATTCTGTGGAAAAACATAGGTTATGATTTTTAGAGGTAAGCAGATCTTGGAAGGAGGAGATTAGAGATGTCTCCTTTGCATCCATGTTGTGATTTGGGCCTGAAAGATACATTCTTCCATTGGAAGGTAACAAATTTCTGGAATAGAATTGAAATGATCCACAGCTTGCTGCAACTGCtggctttttttgggttttgggtcAGGTGGAAGTGTTTATCAAAATTGTTTTAAACCCAGGAATTTAAGTGAATACATTGACTCTAAAATGAGTGAGTTTATGGTATTTGAAAATATTGGCAGGAATGCTTAATGACAGTGAATAGAAAAATGTACATGTTGATAGAATATTTACATGTTAAGTCTAAATTCTCTTTGTTATAGATGCACATTGCAAGCATTATCAATTTGTACAAAATGTATAATGTTTCTATCAAATGTGGTAGAACATAGTTGTGCTTTCTGtagttaatatttttccatgtttacttaaattattaattatgaCAGTTGTAGCTACTTATCTAATACAGGACTGAGTCTTCactctttaaaataatgatgCAGAGTTTTTTTGTGTAGACTGAAGTTTATATTTTCTGCTTCATCTCTACTTTTTAATTCTTACTCAAAGCCTGTATACCATCATTTTTATAGTCATGTGTGGTTTTGATGCCTTTATTCTACTAAATTTGATTCAAGAGTGTGTGCAGAGTGAAACTATGGAGCTTTCCAGGTCTTGCAACTGTCTACTGAGATAAACCATTTTAAATACTTGATGCTAACCCAAGTTCTACTCTGTTTGGCAGGATGAACAAGCAGATAACTATTTTGGGACTACAGCTGAAGAGCATCCGGGTTGGTCTGGATACTATGCCACTGCTTCCCTCTTTCGAAACTGCTCTGAGCTCTTCAGGCCTCAGGTATGAGTAGAAACCTCAGAGTTTGCTGTCTTACACAACATATGGAGAAAGTGGTAATTCCTGTGAGATCTATGGGCATCCGATGGAAGTACCACTCTAGGTTGGGAGGTACTTCTTTTTATCTGTTTATTATCAACTGTGATGATGATTTCTTACTTTTCCTTCACTTCTGGCTTGCTGTTCAACATTTTGCTCACGGTagtgaaaaaatcccaaacaaatcACTGTAAAAGTGATGTACAGTTCAATGCTGCTTTTAGTTTGTGGTTTTGTATTCTGAATTTGTTTAATTTACAGGAGGCTACTGCTAGTTGATTAGAAGGGGCAGCAGAGTAAAAATCCCCCTAAACTTGAATCAATAAAGGACTGGCATTTATTACTCAAATAATGTTTATTTAGAATAATGAAAATGATtgttgaaaaattaattacttaagCACTCATGGAATAGGAGTGCTAGaatatgtttgaaaaaaatcaagtaaaagCAAGAAGACAATGCAGAATTAGCATAGGGAAGTAATGTGCAGACATCAGCTCTACACCAGCTGTATATCAGCAGGCTGATGAGAATACCAATATAATTTGCTGTCTTTATTTAATGGTATACTTAAGAATTGAAGGCAAATTATGGAGTGTTGCGTGTGTTCAGCCATTCCTCATGTAGACAAAAGATTATGGATAGAAAATACTGGGAAGTGTCTCATAACTATTGAACCTAGTGTTGTGGGTTgctttttttggtatttttgtttgggttttttaattaagaaaaaagactAATGCCTAAATATGACTTTTAATAATCTGCTTGCATATCTCTAAATCCTTTGATGTGTGAAGATGGCTTGAAAggttttcaaaaagaaaaaaaaacctgtgatgCATGCTTTTTATGTTTAATAATATGATAAGTGtcagttttgcttttacttGGTTTTGTAGAAGAGATCTTGTGGGTTTACCTGTGTAATGTGGACTTGGGCATCCTAATTAAACATACTTGTGAAAGTCTTAAAGGTTTTAAAAGTCTTTACGTAAGTTTTCATTCAATGCCTCTGGAAAGTCTTTGGAATTCTTAACAATATATTCTTGTCAGATACTAATTTCTGAAGTTTCACAGCAATTTCTTCTCTAAATGGTTCAGCTTTATCCTTGTGGTATAGCAGCTTCACTAGATTTCGAGTCACTGTAGTTCAGGAGAGTTGGAAAAATTTTGATCTCTAATAGGCACTCGCTCATCTAGGGACTTACTTTTGCATAGATTAAGGCAGAAATCTCAAAACCCTATATCTGTTTGTGGTGAGTCTATCTTGTAATGGGACTACCCAGCTGATTaatatttcaaaaccaaaataaacttCACTACTATCATGTCTGGTTTCTAAAAATAGATACCTCTTATTTGAGGGGAGGAAAAGTAAGTCTAAAATTACAAAACATTAAGTATTCAAGACTTCTTGCATAAATGGACAAttgtttaatttagaaaaattaaagctCTCCAATACAGCTGTTCAAAGAATAATTAAGTTTATTGGAAGCTGTTCTGGTAATGTCATGTTAATGTGTGAAGTGCCTATAAAGTGTCTACCAGTTCTTTACCTTTCTTATATCTTGCAGATTTTCTATAAAGAATTTGCTCGTCCAGAGCCTCTCTCACCAGAGAAACAAGAggtaattttcctttccttctaaTGAGTGAGTGCAGCCATGGAAAAGGTAGTTTTGGCATATTTACTtactgatttttctgtgtttttttgtcCCCCTAAGGGCTTAAAAGATAAGAAGGAGATTGCAGGAAATCACACGATGGTGACAGATAAAACTGTATGTATACTGAATTTAAGCATGGCTTGTAATTCAGCAGTCTtactttggtttggtttgcttttttaacatttatatttctttatgtAAGAACTTGATGGTAGCATATTCTGTGGCTTTTTGACACCTGGAATTTTTTAGCTTGAAACTATGTAGTActggagaaacagaaaacagtaaGTGCTTCTTCTGTAAGTGAAATATAGAACTGATACCATTCAAACCAGtggtataaattaaaaaatgaattaatttttctattgtAATTTAAAATAGTAATTGAAATTATCTTCTTTAAATGATGACTAATTCTTACAGAATACGTTTGGTTTTGTCTTCAGTCAGTTTTTTGAGATGTTGTACTTAAAAAGTTGACTGATTACTTTTGACTTTCCAGTcctttagtatttttattatatattatgttCCTTAACTAGGAACAACTTTCAAAATAACTTCAAATTGAAGTTCAAATTCCTGgatgcagagaaagaaaatgtgttttactCCTTTTGTACATAAGGGGCCATTTATTATAAAGCTAAAACATAAGTAGATGTATGCAATTGTGAAGTAAAGAATCAATGCAGCAAGAAAAGATGGTATTTTAACGGCAAAATTTGTCTATATAAAATTTAtccattttctttcaagtttaCTGTGTTTCTAAGTTTTATGTTTAGTTAATATTAGCAtaaactcttttttaaaaaatttatataaCATTCTATTTGCTTTGTGTCTTGTAGTCAAGAAGtttcttaaaagaaatgcaTGCTCTTAATACTGAATTTCTCTTGGAGAGGccattataaagaaaaatctgttgtaGTTCTGCAGTATGGCAGTGGCATACATGTAGATGGTCTAAGTTTTAACTTTAAAGCTCTTAGTAAATACTTCAGTTTCTGAGAGGTCTAGAGCTTCTTCAGTTGTGGAATTAACAGTTTTGTGTGCGGAACTCAAAGATATCTCTGATTTGTTGTATGATGCAAATATTTATCTGGACAAGGTTCCTCTCTTATTTCACTGGCAGGATTTGGGCGTTGCAGGTATGAGAGATGTTGCAGGGACTGTAGTAGTAGTGTCCATAGGAAATGGCTACTATGGAAATCTTTTACTGCTCAGTTACTTCTATATTATGCTGTAAAAGTCAGCTTTCACCAGGGGGATGAGTTCTGTAGCTCTGCAGTTCCCAAGCAATTGACTTCAGCAGGAATCTCTGTGGTGGTCCTAAAGCTTCTGTAGTGAAAAAAGTGTGATGCTTTCTTGAATTATTTGTAGCTTTTGCAGTACCTTTGAGTACTTCTGCAATAAGCCAGTGTTaaattggcaaaaaaaatcctgatcaCCTCCCAGGTCTTTGAGGATTCTTCTCAAATCAAACAACTAAATTTTAAGAGTTATGTCTATTAAGTACCTTTAAATTTTACATATCAGATATTTATTAACAAGTTTTAGGTCTTGGAAGAGATGAAATTTATATTTACATGAAGCTACCACCCATATATTGCTAGTTTActtctgtcttttccttgtCGTCTTGACTGTGCACTGTTTATGTggagatgttttattttcaggcaATGAATGCTGTTATGAAAACTTGGCGAGATGGGCCATATATATTTATTGTGCAAATTGCACTTGCAACTGAAAAGGATTCTGGTGACAGACTTAAAAGAACTGAGAGAACAACACCTTCCTCATATCAGAACAAGCTCTTCACAAGTAAGATAACTCTTTATGCAGTAAACTGAAAATACAGCACCATTTTTATGTATTCCCACTATAAGTATTCTAAACTACTCTTATACTATATGGTTCAATTTCATAAGACACTGTCTTTCACTTCATGTAGGTAGAATATTACTACAGCTCATTTAAGAAAAGAGGTGATTGCTTCTGTCTTGAAGATCCTAAGACTGTTCTGTCAGTTTACTGATAGAAATCAAGAAGTGTCAATCCCAAGCATTTCAATTTTGAGGCTTggtgttttgtttcagaaatgtgCAGACCAATACTGTCATCTATACTAATAAGTCAAAACTTAGAGTACAAAGATCATAATTATCACATTGATATTATATTTAACAGTGCATTGATAACTTATTCAAACTTCagagaagtttaaaaatacCCTTAAAAAGTGAACTTACATGTCTTTTTGAATTTTTCCTGTGGTACGTGAATCTccaggaaaaattacttttaagtaCTTCCATGGGTTACTTGGTAATGGAGTGTGTAATTTTAAACAGCATTCTTTTGGCTGAGTATGTTATAAGTAAGTCTTAGCTTTCTTTATTAAAGTGCAAGTTAGATTTAAAGGCCATGAGAAGATGTGAAATTTCTTTACACTTAACTGAAAGTCAGTTAAGTCCTGGCTTCCTCATTTTGCTTCTTGTTCTATTTTGTAATTGGATTGTCTTTTGACAGTGACAGTAGAACTGAAGGGGCCGTATGAGTATCTTTCACTTGCAGACTACCCTCTGATGATTGTAAGTAAACCAGCTTTTCTTTGATCAATAAAATTGTCAGTTGATTTGAATGTCAATTAAATACTCTGCTGTCATacttcaggaaacaaaaagccAGTGTCTCAGGAGCAAAAGTTACTTAGCCAagggtgttttttggtttgatgggctatttttgtttggttggtggatttttttttttttggggtttttttttgggggggggggttgtacTGAGTACAGAGTAGGGAAAACAGACACAGATTTCAGTTCCTTGCATGTGCTGCCAATGTTGTCCTTTTCTGGATTGTTTGAATTAATGGTTGTTAATTTGTAGTTCCTGAAGTTATCAGTATTATTATCTCTAAATTGACAAGTTTTACTGGGGTTGTTTATTCTCCTTACCTCATGTCTTAGAAAATCTGCTATTCTGTGCTTTTGTTTGCAGCTACCCTTTCATTTGTCACCgctttctttgttcttttgctTCCTCCACCAGCTGTCTTACATCCCATGAGGAGGTCTTTAATACTGCCTAGCAATGAAAGTATAATTAAGCTACAAAGAGCTAATCCCCTTTTTATTCAAAGGAGTTATTGACTTGGCTTCTAGTTTCTTCTGTTGAGAAGGCTAAACAATAAAGGAACTTAAAATGTTTATGTAGTGAAGACAGACTTTAGGTGGAGATCAATAACAAGTAAGGTCTCTAGCTTGATTCTCTTGGCAAGAGCAGCCTGTCAATAGTGGAGCATGGCAGCATTTCTGAAACACACATTTTACTTCCTGGAGAGCCAAAAAGCCTCCAGCAGCTCTATTGAAATGTAATTCATCAGTGCAAATATCCCACGTGACAGGACCAGAAAAGAATCTGTATctctaaatattttctcagtggAGCATCTGCATGTGAGCTATCTCACCTAGGTTCTTAGGATTTGAACTGCGTGGTTTGGTCAGGTGTGAAAATGTGTAAGGATCAGCAAGCTACTCTCCTAAAGAAGGTGTTTTCAGTTTGTGAAAGTTTTGATGGATTGTGCAGCTAAGAaattgtttgcttggtttttaaaaaaaatcttccttctgAAAGAGAACACTGCTTGATTATTAAGCACTGTCCTATGCTTTGGCTAACTACTTCCTTCTGTTCACTTAATGTCTTACTCTCTCCTAATTCCTCTTCTTAATCTTAGTGTCGTTTTGAAAATTTTGCCTTGCTTTTTGGTATGATTAGAAAATTCAGCATTGGGTAACATTGTCAAGTTTATTTGCTGTATGAGACATACCATGAGAAATTCCTCTTAGACAAGTAACAatgaaccaaacaaaaatcacaaaatattaatatttaaatgaatatcTGGATTTCTTTGTCAGCTGCAGGTTTTTTGCTGACTTAAAACTTGGTCAAAAGCTGAGTTTGCTGGAAATTAACTTTTGAGAAAAGTTGTCAAATTATTTGAACACAGGGCATACAAGTATTAGTTGCTTATCTCTGTTCTGTGGAATGGTGTCTAAAGCTGGTCTGTGAGTTTATTTGCAGAGTACTGTAAATGTATGATGAAGTTATTAATAGAACAATGCATGAGAACAAATAGAGTTTCTAGTACTTGATGGTTTGCTTAAATTCTTTTTCAAGCAAAAGAATAATGTGAAAAGGACAGATTTTGCTCTCTGGTACCTTTGTCATAGGATGAGTCTTCTACTGAGAATGGTCTATTTTTTTGAGGGTTAAGCGTGTGATTGAGATACCTTTTTGGGATCTAGTAGCATGTATCCTTAGAAAAAATTGCCTGTGAATAAATTGGCAGACTGTTCAAGGGAGAAATTGTGCAGGAATTCAATTGCTGTCATTTCCTTTGTTGGTACTGAGAAATTAGACTCTCACTGTTAAGGAGTCCAGagaagacaaatgaaaaaatgcttGTCTATTTAAAAACTTCCAAAGTTGCTATACTAGGGGAGAAAATAGAGTTGTCTTACAGCTGTGGAATGGaaacaaggaaattatttttctgggtCTGAAGTTTCTAtgtctttgttctttttgtgCAATAGTTTTTCATGGTGATGTGTATTGTGTACGTGTTCTTCGGGGTTCTGTGGCTTGCGTGGTCAGCCTGTTACTGGCGGGATCTCCTGAGGATCCAGTTCTGGATTGGGGCTGTTATCTTCCTGGGAATGCTTGAGAAAGCAGTTTTCTATGCCGAGTTCCAGAACATCCGCTACACGGGTGAATCCGGTAGGTGGCAACTGTGTTGTGTAGGAAAATTGAAGGGGCATAGCACTAATTGCTTATGCTAAATTGGGGTGACAGATACATGTTAACTATATGATTACTTGAAGattgtttcaaaacaaagagCAGGGAACAAGAGTTCCTGTACTTTTACATGTTGTAAACATCGTGCTCTGTGTTTTTCTAAAGCTAAAATGCTGTTGCTTTCTCTGACTCCTGAGAGTAGTGTCTTAGGTATATAGAATGCTacattctgtgctgcagtgctggtttTAAGTTCAAAATAGGACTTGCTCAGTGTAGCTTGTAATAATTTCTCACAATTGGTAATGGCCTTGGAAAGATACTTTGAAACTCCTTGTTCAACATGACAGCATTGTAGATAACTCTTAGTATTCAACCCATAGTCTCATAATCCATTTTAAGAGATTCCCCTTACCTACAACTcttttattctggttttgagTTTTCAGGCTGGATGCATACAAATGAAACTCTGCAAGTAAAATGTCATTATGACTTTGCTAATTGGCCATACCCATGGTGCAGAAAGTTTTTTTAGTTGACTTGTTTGGAAGAGTATCCAGGCTGGATGTAAaatttttctgtagctttttttttaatgctgtgacCTATCTTTTCTGAAAGCTGATTCCTGATGTAGATAATAAAAAGATTATGCACTTCAATAGCCTACTTTTATGTCTGCACTCATACTATAATTGCATGCAGTAgttaataaaacagaaattacattttaatgacCTAGcttcctcctctctgctcttgATAGTTCAAGGAGCAGTAATACTGGCAGAACTTCTTTCTGCTGTGAAGCGCTCGTTGGCTCGAACTCTGGTCATCATAGTCAGCCTGGGATATGGGATAGTCAAGTGAGTAATCTGTTACGGGTTTTTTGTGTTCTCTTTAAAGGGTTTTCACTATTGGTTTTTAAGAATTTAGGGCAGTATTCATCTCCCTGTACTTTGCTTGTTTAAAGGTAAGTGCTTTATTTAAGTGCTCCGAAGATCTAGACTTCTTCTATAGTAAACAGAGACAGTTCCATACTGTGATTACGCTTCTTTCATCTACTTCCATGTGCTACTGTTGGGTGGGTTTCTGAGTGATTGTTGAGATGCTCCACCAACTGGAATGGGAAATTTATGGGCCTGCCTTCTGCGTGAGGGGAAGCTTATATAATTGAGGTAGGTCAAGAATCACTGATAGGGGAGGGGATCTGCTTCAGTAAGATTGTGGCTCATTTGTCTGTCCACAGCTGTATTCAATGGTAAAAATACACATGCTAGGTGGCAGCTGGAATTTTTGGCAAGTGTGGGTTTGCTGGGGGGACTGGTGAAGAAGTGGGATGAGACTTAGTGAAATGGTCATAAAAAGCTAAACAGGTTAATTAAGAAACAGGACAGTTGCCAGTCTCTCCCTTAGTCGCATCATACCTAAGACATAATGAATAATAAGTTTCAGGCACCATAATAATATTTCTGGATCTAGATGGGGCTTGTTACAAGGACCTTTTATTCATATGCTTCATATCTTATGTGTAGATTCAAGTTGACATTACTTTACTTTTTGGTTTCCACTTAATCTGAATTTCACTTTGTTTCCTACAGACCTCGCCTTGGAGTGACTCTTCACAAAGTAGTTATGGCTGGAGCCCTTTATCTGTTATTTTCTGGCATGGAAGGTGTTCTTAGAGTCACAGGGGTCAGTTATAACTGCTTGAATTTTCCCATATGCCACAGACAGTGTTGGCTGTATGTACTTGTGTGAACAACTactttccctccccctccccaacaacaaccaaaccaaatttCCACTGCTCCAGTTTtggaggctgtgcctggcaaagtgtgtgtgtgagtggtGATGCTACTGGATTTGTTAAGTGCATCTTGGGATGTAGATTTCTGTTATTCTGTTTCAGGGATAAAGTGTTTAACCTGTCGTATATTTGGtacttttccagtttttctatGACACTGTGGCTCTGATAGCAAACTTGGCCCTGTCCATGATTGATGCCTGTATTATTTTGTGGATATCcttttaaaagctgctgttcTAAAGAGTTGTTCATAGCTCATTGTTTCTGTCTTGTActttaaaggaataaaaggtgttttgcttgtttctgtTAGGACTTTGATAAGTTTATGATGTACACGCAAAGGCAAGTTTTGCCTTTTTAGTCAAACTCATAGTTGCCAGTGGAGCTTTCAGTTGATCCATGGATAGTGTAAAAGATTTAATTACTACATCTCTAACAGGCTGGTTGCTAATTTTCTGTAATGGAAGTGGCCAGAGCAATTAATCACAGCAGTTGCCTCAGCAGAGATTCCTTTTAACAATGCTAGATTGACTTAATCTGGAAAACTGCTTCTTTCCTTGCTGGTGGAGAACTGACAGTGTGGTATTGTCAGTTCCTCTCTGTACATTGGACTAAACTCTTGGTTCAAGCCCTCTGTTTCTGTAGCAAAACTTGGAAGTGTTGTGGTGGTGTATTGGTGGTTTCTCATAAAACAGCCTGACCCTTCTTACTtctctactttttcttttcGGTTTGTTCTTATTGGCTCTCTCTTTGTCTCCAGGCCCAGAATGATCTTGCCTCCTTGGCTTTTATTCCCCTGGCTTTCCTAGATactgccctgtgctggtggATATCCTTCACTGTTTTACTTGATgggttgtgttttcttttgaatttggtttttttttgagtcttTTCTTGGctgaactttttttaaaaataagatctAAGTGTGTATTTTTTTGTACTTCTGGTAAAGGTTCTAGAAGCTCTGTAATTGAGTGTTCAGTTAAACCTCTGCTGCCTACTGCTTACCTAGTTTTTGCTGAACTGGATGTGCCTGTGTAAAGCTGCTCCAAAATATAGTCTGTCTGTTATCAGTCTCTCATTGTTGAGTATGAAAGTATTTTGTTCTAGTGTAGCATGTCATGGCACCAGAGTAGTAGCCTTTGAAAGAATGAATCAATTTATGTTTTGGGGAGAA
The window above is part of the Vidua macroura isolate BioBank_ID:100142 chromosome 6, ASM2450914v1, whole genome shotgun sequence genome. Proteins encoded here:
- the TMEM87A gene encoding transmembrane protein 87A isoform X2 → MVAAPRSGGRRRPGAVLLRLLAVLLLAGTVGAGQRSKWRLPVLLGKKFSFGKILFSNTTIFLRFEGDEKACEPSQNFNVTWYLRYSDCYNEVFNFGDEQADNYFGTTAEEHPGWSGYYATASLFRNCSELFRPQIFYKEFARPEPLSPEKQEGLKDKKEIAGNHTMVTDKTAMNAVMKTWRDGPYIFIVQIALATEKDSGDRLKRTERTTPSSYQNKLFTMTVELKGPYEYLSLADYPLMIFFMVMCIVYVFFGVLWLAWSACYWRDLLRIQFWIGAVIFLGMLEKAVFYAEFQNIRYTGESVQGAVILAELLSAVKRSLARTLVIIVSLGYGIVKPRLGVTLHKVVMAGALYLLFSGMEGVLRVTGAQNDLASLAFIPLAFLDTALCWWIFISLTQTMKLLKLRRNVVKLSLYRHFTNTLILAVAASIVFIIWTTMKFRLVDCQSDWQELWVDDAIWRLLFSMILFVIMILWRPSANNQRFAFSPLSEEEDDDEQKEPMLKESFEGMKMRSTKQEPNGNVKANKVQEDDLKWVEENVPSSVTDVALPALLDSDEERMITHFERSKME
- the TMEM87A gene encoding transmembrane protein 87A isoform X1, with the protein product MVAAPRSGGRRRPGAVLLRLLAVLLLAGTVGAGQRSKWRLPVLLGKKFSFGKILFSNTTIFLRFEGDEKACEPSQNFNVTWYLRYSDCYNEVFNFGDEQADNYFGTTAEEHPGWSGYYATASLFRNCSELFRPQIFYKEFARPEPLSPEKQEGLKDKKEIAGNHTMVTDKTAMNAVMKTWRDGPYIFIVQIALATEKDSGDRLKRTERTTPSSYQNKLFTMTVELKGPYEYLSLADYPLMIFFMVMCIVYVFFGVLWLAWSACYWRDLLRIQFWIGAVIFLGMLEKAVFYAEFQNIRYTGESVQGAVILAELLSAVKRSLARTLVIIVSLGYGIVKPRLGVTLHKVVMAGALYLLFSGMEGVLRVTGFFYDTVALIANLALSMIDACIILWIFISLTQTMKLLKLRRNVVKLSLYRHFTNTLILAVAASIVFIIWTTMKFRLVDCQSDWQELWVDDAIWRLLFSMILFVIMILWRPSANNQRFAFSPLSEEEDDDEQKEPMLKESFEGMKMRSTKQEPNGNVKANKVQEDDLKWVEENVPSSVTDVALPALLDSDEERMITHFERSKME